The Kineococcus mangrovi genome includes a window with the following:
- a CDS encoding ABC transporter ATP-binding protein has translation MTTVSVSHLTKDYSLRSGLRRTPLRAVDDVSFDLLPRRTVALVGESGSGKSTIAKLLTRLEKPTSGSVDVRLDDGTPVLGSVYRRQVQMVFQDPFASLNPFHSVGHHLARPLLLHQRTRGTAQTHARVLEMLERVNLTPADAVAARRPHELSGGQRQRVAIARALAPGAKVLVADEPVSMLDVSIRLGVLNLLARLQREEDLAVLYITHDLATARHFSDEVLVLYRGRVVERGPADAVILDPHHDYTKLLAQAAPDPERLGKVVATEAATDRTGIDNRVCYDHHLGTWTGADHPAPVPG, from the coding sequence GTGACCACCGTCAGCGTCAGCCACCTCACGAAGGACTACTCCCTGCGGTCCGGGCTGCGGCGCACCCCGTTGCGTGCCGTGGACGACGTGAGCTTCGACCTGCTGCCCCGCCGCACCGTCGCGCTCGTCGGGGAGTCCGGGTCGGGCAAGTCGACCATCGCCAAGCTGCTGACCCGGCTGGAGAAGCCGACGTCGGGGTCCGTCGACGTGCGGCTCGACGACGGGACCCCCGTCCTCGGGTCGGTCTACCGGCGACAGGTGCAGATGGTCTTCCAGGACCCCTTCGCCTCGCTCAACCCGTTCCACTCCGTCGGGCACCACCTCGCCCGCCCGTTGCTCCTGCACCAGCGCACCCGCGGGACGGCGCAGACCCACGCGCGGGTGCTGGAGATGCTGGAGCGGGTCAACCTCACCCCGGCCGACGCCGTGGCCGCCCGGCGACCGCACGAGCTGTCCGGGGGCCAGCGCCAGCGCGTCGCCATCGCCCGCGCCCTGGCCCCGGGCGCGAAGGTCCTCGTCGCCGACGAACCCGTGTCGATGCTCGACGTCTCCATCCGCCTCGGCGTCCTGAACCTGCTGGCGCGGCTGCAGCGGGAGGAGGACCTCGCCGTCCTCTACATCACGCACGACCTGGCCACGGCCCGGCACTTCTCCGACGAGGTCCTCGTCCTGTACCGGGGCCGCGTGGTCGAGCGCGGACCGGCGGACGCGGTGATCCTCGACCCCCACCACGACTACACGAAGCTGCTGGCCCAGGCGGCCCCTGACCCCGAGCGGCTCGGCAAGGTCGTCGCGACGGAAGCGGCCACCGACCGCACCGGCATCGACAACCGCGTCTGCTACGACCACCACCTGGGAACCTGGACCGGTGCGGACCACCCCGCACCGGTCCCGGGCTGA